In Setaria viridis chromosome 5, Setaria_viridis_v4.0, whole genome shotgun sequence, the genomic stretch GGAGACAACTAATAAAGCGCAGTTGCACACATTGCTTATACCTTTGAGCATTCAGCACCAGTGGCTGGCATGGCATGGAAGAGAAGAGAGCATCAACGAGGGCCATGATAGTATATGTGTTACTCATTGTATTTTGTATTCTTACAGACTTCATGCATCCCTGGAACATATAATTCTGTGCGTGCTACAATGGTTAGCTATAGAACCAACCATTCAACTTGAGTGCTGGAGAGGCAAAAGCCATTAGAAGCAAATGAGCTCAATTATGAAAGCATATCTTAGTTTGGACTTCATGCTCCTCCTTTATGCTGCAGCACTGCCCTCACTGCCCCAACTGAAACCACATCCCAAGGAAAATAAAGCGATGCAAAGCATGAAGTGGTACGTACTCCAGAATAAAGCCAAACCGCATTATCATCCatcaggagaaaaaaaagagagaaacagATCGAAAAGGGGTGCGTGAGATCAATTTGTAATTGACCATGCTACGCACAAAAGAAATATGCGGATGCTGGGAAAAGCCTAGACTGGATGGAACCTGCAGCGAAACCGGAGCAACCATAAGAAAATTCAGGTTTCAGAAGCGCACAGATCATCCTCAAGTAAGATGAAAGATCACCAGAAGATGATAGCTTGATAAGAATATGTTCTGGTTGTACTGTAGTAGGCAGATAATCGGGTCCTGTATCTAGCGAGGTCCATGATTGTAAAGCGTAGATCGAGAGGGAGGAGCAGGCGATGATAGCTAGCGCGACCTAGAAAGAAGAAATGGGAAAGGGGAAAAGGCCTTTCCCCGAGCCGAAGACCACATGCATGTGGGTGGGACTCACATgtctccctcctcctctgctcctccGGCTCGCGGAAAAGGAATGGGGACCGAGGGAAGACGAGAAAGAAAGGAATTGGTTCGGTTCCACGCGAGAAactcctctttcttttctttctttctttctttttttcttttgaagtgaGCACGCGGGGAAACTCTGGTTACGTATAGAATGAACTCGAGTTTCAAGAAAGATCAGTCGGAGATCGTGTATTATCAGTGGATATTACATTACAGAGAGAACAAAAATGGCAGGCGTGCATGTCTGGGACTTTTGGGTTGCAAAGATCAACGGATTTGGATTTTGGTTGGATCTCTGAAACGAACGACAAGTATCTATGCCTGTAGGTTGGGCCAGGCTGAAAATTAATGTGGGCCTGGTAAGGAAAAGAAGGCAGGCCGTGTTTCCGCAGGCCTTTTGTCAGCAGAGCCAGCTAACGAGCCCATGTGGGTTGGCCGCTCGTCAATTTCGACCGTGTGCCGCCGGGCCGACCTCTTTAAGCCCGTCAGTTTCACTGGCAACCCGTGGAGAGCCCGGGAGGTCCGGCGGAAGAGCTCGCCGGGACCGGGAATCATCAGCAATCAACACGCGTCTCGGCGGCCAGCGCCGTGTGCTCCCGGCGCGGTCCCACCACCCCGTCCTTTTGGGGCCCGGGCGCCAAGCCGCCAACAGCGGCACAAGCACGCAGGAGCTGCCAGACCCGGCATGCCGCACGTGTTTGGGACTTTGGGTTGTGCCGGCCCGGTTGCGCACGGCAGCTCGCCATCCTATCGAAATGTCATCGTTTCCTTTTGCGCCAACTTGGTGTCCCAAACGTCCTTATACACATATCAAAGTGAGATGAGATATGCGTGTTCCTTAAGCTCCGGAGTCCGGACTGTATCTTTCACGTGTTCCTGAGGCTTTACACACCACAATGTCCTCGATCGACACtgtacaagaaaaaaaaatcttcagtAACCAAGTAGTCCTAATTCCTAACTGCTTTGCACGTCGGACGACGCCGACTAATCGGACGCTGCCCTTCCGCAAGGCTACGGacacgtgctgctgctgctgctgatgatgaTGGGTCGAGCCCACCTGATCCTGCCGAGAGATCGACGCCTACGCCTTGCCCCGTCCAGAAGGGCATTGACAGCCTCGGAAGTGGATCACCGCCGCAATGGCAAACGGCGAATTGCCccatcggggggggggggggggggggggggggggggggggggggggggggggggctatgACGTGACGACCGATCGCGCCACGCCACGGCGCCCTCCGCTGCCTGCCGATGCTTTCCACCGGCTCTATACTTTTCCTAATTCCTACCCTCTCTCTGCTCCCCTCCACCGTTCCCTTTCGCTTGCCGCCCACACGAGGTAGGAGCCCGAGCCTATTCCGTCGAGGTCGTGGCCTCGTAGGCTAGCAGCTAGCTCGTGGCCATGGCATGGGCGCGGCATCCGTGGAACGGCGACAGGTCAGGGTAAGGGTCTTCTTCGCCCATTCCCTTGTCCGCGCTGCACCGCATCAGACACCGTTGCCCGTTGGCGGCGACGTCGCCGGCTAACGCACTTTTGCTTTTGAGGTCCTAAAGGCTCCGGCTATCCTACACGGCAGGAAGTGTTTGGCCAGGTCATCGATCCGACGGCACCTCGCGCGGTGCGGGAGAGTCGAGTGGCAGGGGATCAAATCATTGACGTGAAAGTGGATCATCATTGGAATCTGAATGGAGTTATCGATGGCCCGTGCATCAATGGACCATGGGCAATAATTTAGGCACCGGCCGCGATGGGTAATGGAGACCAGACGACGTTAACTACTTGTTCCAATCACGGATTCTGCATCCGATTCTAAAAGAATTCATTCATTCAGCGTGCCTTGCCGCCCAAAGACACTGCGGTTTTGTCCTTTCTCTCTTCGCATGCAGGCTTGTTACTCTGATTGGCTCATACAGTCATACATGCTGTCAGATAAATGTAGGCGGTCACAGTCAAGTTAGCTGTACATAACTGATCGAAAGAAGTCAGTTGATGCTTCAGCTGGCTCATATCTCCTCTTGGATCGGAGTTTAACCATAGCCTCTGGCGTCATGCGGGATATTGTGCCCCGGCTCAGAGCTTTCATCCTTTTCTGGAAGAAAAAACTCTGATCCTTTGCGACGCTAAAGTGCTCACTGAATCATCGTGAGTTGGACCTCTGAAGATCACCACAACGAATGATCCGATATTCCAGTGGGCAGTGTAGCTGTTGAGACGCTGACTAGACCGGTAAATGATACAAGGTGAGGTGCATTTCTATGGGTCTTGAGAGCTGGGGCGCACACTGTATGCTCGCTATCTGACCACGCTCGCACTCCGTGTCCACACACGCCTCACCTCGCAGCTTGCCAGTTCCAACAGAACAAGGAACCAAGAAGATTTCTCAACTCCCAGCATACAGCATCGTTTTCCTAGGCTCCTAGCCCTTCGGCTTCACACGATTGTAGTGGCTGCTGCAGTGCGGTAGTGCCACCAAAAGCAAGTGTCTCCTCAGTCCCCCCTGTGGTGGTCAAAAGAGGCTTCCTACAGACTATCATATCGTGTCTGTGACAAGAACATGAGACCAGATTCCCCAGTCAGTTCTGGTCGAGCACGAGCCAAAGTTGCCACGACACTCGTGCAATCATGGAGCAGTACTGTAAAATATAGGCTCACCAAATTGAAAAGGCATTTTTGTGGTCAGAATTACTGTTGCAATGAAAATAGTATAGCTTTAGATTGTACGTACCTGGACATGGACAGATTCTTTTTAAACTATTCACCAACAGCGAAAACAATCGTCAATGCATAGACACTGATAGACATGCTTTGAGGTAATTCCACTACTGTCCACCTCACTTGAGGGTCAGGTCAAAGCTCACATGCAAAACAAAACATATGCTTCGAGCAGGAACGTCCACTGCGGCAATAATTTAGGTTTGTTCCAGGGACAGATCAGCACTTGATCTTCACACTGTTCGCGATGCAAGCTGATGTAATGGCGGTTCAGCGATGCTTGTTGTTTATTTGCAGTGCAACGCACTTCCAAAGCCAACCAGTGCTTTTCAATCCGACAGGGGTGGCTGCTGCCTGCTCATAGTCTTCTCCTACCAGTTCACGGGCTAATGTTCATGTTCTAATCAGTTCAGAAAATAAAGCAGCACATCACAATCCAATCAGACATGTAGATACAAGCTCGTATTCTGTGGTCGTGTACAAAAATACTAGTATAGACAACAGAGTGCGGAGTATTCGAACAAGTTCAGATCAGTCCGCCGTCAGTCGGAATTCTTTAAGCGCCATGTGTGCATCGAGAGGAAGAGCTTATCTGACAGAACGTTTTTGCAGCGGTGTTCGTGTGGCCGAGAGGAGATTTTGCCTTGGCCTACAGGGACCCGCCCAGCAGCTTTCGGTTTGTTCTTTTCCTACGTCAAATAAGCCGCTCACGGGGCTGAATCAGCAGATCTTTGACCCGAATACtagcttgaattttttttctacgGCGTTGTCTCGGAGCTTCCTAATCTGTCGAGATCCGATGATTGATGATCTGTTGTTCTTGTAAGCTCAGGGTGCAGTTTCTGGCATGTCAATGAAACATCTGCATCTTCATTGACATTCGACAGTAGCGGTTTGATGTTCGAAACTGAAATCTGTAGAGATAATCAGATAAAATAAGTGAGGTTTCTCTGCAAATTTTCTACACAAAGCATGAATCTTACCATTTCGACCATGTGTCAGGTTTTGATATGAACTCTGTAAGAAACCACGCCAATAATGCAAGCCCTACTGGATACTTCCATGCATCAGCATCCAAGTTGGGCGCAACACAGGTGGCCTGAAACAACAGTCGCCACAGGACGGCAAAATATGATTTCGCCGGGCGCGAGAAAATTTATGTATGGCACGTAAAAACCTGCTCCTGCATACCAAGAGCCAAAGATGCGTTCCCGTTTTCTTCAAAATCACAAAAGTAAAAGAAGAAGATGCGTTCCCGGTCACATGGACGCCGAAGTCTCCGGTGCACGCACGGATTCGGCTCCGGAAGATTGGACGAGGCAGACGACACGGCCTACGAGACAAAGCTCCCCCCAAGGCCAGCGCGtcgcggcgtcgtcggcgtcggcgaagGCGTTCCATGCATCATCATCCAGGACGAGTGGACGCGTCGAAAATATCATCCAGCTCGGCGCTCGGCAGGTTTGAAAAGTATCTCCGCTCGGCTCGGCACGCCCACGCCGACGTCGCCCAGGCGTGCGCCCCCGTCGTACGCCGGCAAAAATACGAGGGGAAAACAGAGAGAAGACCAGAGGAATCTCCGCATTCCGGTGGTATCCGCCGTGCGCTCGCGATCCCGCGTGACCACGGGCGTGCGGTGCGGGCACTGGCGCGCGAGGCGGAGCGCGGAGCCCGGGTCTCAGCGGCGCGCGTCGCTTTCCGGCGAGGGGGGCAAGTGGCGCGCGCCGTCCACAGAATGGAAAGATTCCGGCGCGCGCGTacatttttttccctcctcctccgtctcgTTTCATCCGCCGCCTTGTTGCCTTGCGCCCCCGGCCCGCTCCGCGCGCGTGCGCCCGCGCCTCCGCATGCGAATCGACGCGGGACGCAACGCGATGCGCGCACCGGACGGGAGCGGGGAGGCGTGCCGCCTGCCGCGGCGCAGCAACAAGAGGCGCCTGCGCACTCCTGCCCGCGTGACATGGCCCGCCGGCCCCGCTCCGCTGCGCACCAATACCTGCTCCACCGGTCGCCCGCGCTCCCTCCCTTCACCCCACTCTATATCTATCCGTCCTCCCCACCTCCCTCCCACCCATGGTCTTGTCTCCAGCAGATGCCAAGGAGTTCTAGAACCTACAATCCTAGACTGGCCTGGCACTAGCTACTTTTGCCTTGGTCCAGTCTGGTACCAGTATCTCCTTGCTACCTGGCCATGCACTTCCATTTCCCGGTTCTTGGCTTGTATCCCTGATCAACTCTGATTTTGCCGGACGCTCGAGTTTCTGCTGCCGTCTTGTTATCCGTAAGTCCGGTCTTAACTTCATCAACACTGAATGTCCTGTAGTTCTGCAATCCCCATTGTACTGTTGCTTTGTACATTTCTTGATTCAGTCAGAGCATTAGTTGTTACACTGTGACTGTAAGTTTACAGGGCGTGCTGTGGGACTAGTAGGCTACGAAGTCTTGTCAGAAAATGAAGGGTGGGTGGTCAGAAAGAAGCGTTCTACAGTTAGTTTCCATGACTAACATTTCATTTTGGAACTGATTTTCATAAGCAGTGATCCAAACGTTTTGTGGTAGTCACTAGCAGCCAGTCATATGATGCCATAGGCTTTGATTTTCAGTTGGTATCCCCAGTAAGAAATGGAGGTTCAAATGTTCCATTCTATGGTTCATGACATTTATATGTTGGTGTGTTCCTCAGTACTCGGCAGAGCCTGGATTAGCCATGTTAATCGGATGAACAacaaaaagtgttaaaagttaGTAACACAACATAACCACCTGCAGATCATGCAGTGAAGTGCAATTTCACAATTTTCACCGGTTCATTGTATGTGGACGTGTGGTCCATGAGAGGATTAACTGTATTAAAGTGCTAGAACTTGCACATCATCCTCATGAGCTACAAAAAGTACCACTAGACGACGGCCTTGCATGCTAGAGACTGGTCTGATAAGTACGTTTGCTTTGATCCGGAATATAATCATTCAGTCATCCGCTTGCTGGATGAGTTAATTGCtgatattgaagtatgaacacATACAAGATCTTAACCTTATGTTCTAACTAACTGAGGAGCAGTGAAAAGGTAACGTGGTATCTGCTAAAATATCTGACTGGTTGGAGTAAGTCTGTGGTTAGCAAGGAATTTGATCATTCTCAAATATCTCTTTCTGAAAAAGAAGAATCACCATTCAGCTTAGTTCTATTCAAAAAGTCGGGTATCCGAAACCATAGTCACAAATCAGTGACGAGGGAAGCACAGTAGGttagatggaaaaaaaaatcttgttgtttatgtttttATCACCTGGTCCCCATGATCATTGAGTAGCTCGCTTTCAATAGAATGGTACATCTTTTTAATCCTTTCACACTTCAATTTCCTTCAATTCCTTTCAATGATCACTGTGATGCAAGTGAACTGCACATCGTTTTCATTTGTTTCTTCAATGTTAAATAATGCACACTTTTTAAAATATCAAGGTATTATTACTGTCATCAAACCCAGCACACCAGTGCGCTGATGTCAGGTTCCCTTATTTTCAGGTAAACAGTGCTAAGAGTGCAACGTCAACCTCAGATTTTCAAATGTATTTCTGGTTAGTTCTCGTGCTATGCAATTTCGGAATATCAAAATCCCTACCTCTGGATAGAGACACACTTTTGGACATAAAAGGCTATCTGAAAGATCCACAGAATTACCTACACAACTGGGATAAATTTCATTCACCGTGCCAATTTTACGGTGTTACATGTGACCACAATTCTGGTGATGTCATTGGAATATCACTCTCAAACATCTCACTATCAGGCACTATATCATCTTCATTTTCTCTTCTTCAACAATTACGCACTCTGGAGGttggggcaaattccatctcaGGAATTGTTCCAGCTGCACTGGCCAACTGCACAAATCTTCAGGTTCTAAATCTGTCAATGAACAGTTTAACAGGCCAATTACCTGATCTTTCAGCATTGCTCAACCTACAAGTTCTTGACGTGTCCACAAATAGTTTTAATGGGGCATTCCCAGTATGGGTCAGCAAATTATCAGGCCTAACTGAATTAGGCCTAGGAGAGAACAGCTTCGATGAAGGTAATGTTCCAGAAAGCATTGGAGACCTGAAGAATTTAACATGGCTATTCCTGGGACAATGCAATCTTAGGGGAGAGATACCAGCTTCAGTCTTTGATTTGGCATCACTTGGGACACTGGACTTCTCACGCAATCAGATTACCGGTGTATTTCCAAAGGCAATATCCAAAATGAGGAACCTATGGAAGATTGAGCTCTACCAAAACAACTTGACTGGTGAAATTCCTCAAGAGCTTGCAACTCTAACCTTGTTATCTGAATTTGATGTGTCTCGCAATCAGCTGACTGGCATGCTGCCTAAGGAGATTGGTGACCTGAAGAAGCTGAGGATATTTCATATATACCACAATAACTTCTTTGGTGAACTTCCTGAAGGGCTGGGGAACCTGCAATTTCTTGAGTCATTCTCAACCTATGAAAATCAGTTCTCAGGAAAGTTCCCTGCCAACCTTGGCCGGTTCTCACCACTCAACACAATAGACATATCAGAGAATTATTTTTCTGGCGAATTTCCAAGATTCTTGTGCCAAAACAACAAGCTTCAGTTCTTACTGGCTTTGACAAACAACTTTTCAGGTGAATTTCCTGGCTCTTATTCTTCCTGCAAGACACTTCAGAGGTTCAGAATAAGTCAAAATCAATTCAGTGGGAGTATTCCTCCTGGCTTATGGGGATTGCCTAATGCTGTGATAATTGATGTTGCTGATAATGGATTTATTGGGGACATATCTTCTGATATAGGCCTTTCAGTTACTCTGAACCAGCTGTATGTTCAAAACAACAACTTCATTGGGGAGCTTCCAGTAGAGCTGGGAAGGCTCTCCCAGCTGCAGAAGTTGGTTGCTTCAAACAACAGATTCTCTGGCCAAATTCCTAAACAGATTGGAAATCTCAAGCAGCTGACTTACCTGCATTTGGAACATAATGTACTGGAAGGGCCAATACCACCAGATATTGGTATGTGCAGTAGCATGGTTGACCTGAATCTTGCAGAGAATTCTTTGACTGGAGGCATTCCAAACACACTGGTCTCCCTCGTCACTCTGAATTCACTCAATATATCCCATAACATGATCTCTGGTAACATTCCTGAAGGTCTGCAGTCACTGAAGCTGAGTGATATTGATTTCTCTCATAATGAATTATCCGGCCCAGTCCCTCCGCAGTTCTTAATGATAGCTGGAGATGATGCATTCTCTGAAAATGTTGGCCTTTGTGTTGCAGACACTTCAGAAGAGTGGAGGCAAAGCGTCACCAATTTAAGACCTTGTCAATGGTCTGACAACCGTCACAACTTCTTAACAAGACGTCTTTTTCTTGTGCTGGTCACAGTGACATCTTTGGTTGTTCTCCTGTCTGGGTTGGCATGTCTGAGCTATGAAAACTACAAGCTTGAAGAGTTCAATAGAAAAGGGGACATTGAGAGTGGCGGCAGCACTGACTTGAAGTGGGTTCTTGAGACCTTCCATCCTCCAGAGCTTAACCCTGAGGAAATATGCAGCTTGGATGGAGAGAATTTGATTGGCTGTGGAGGCACCGGCAAAGTTTACAGGCTAGAATTGAACAAGGGAAGGGGAACTGTTGCTGTGAAGGAGTTGTGGAAGGGTGATGATGCCAAGGTCTTGAAGAGTGAGATAAATACCCTTGGGAAGATACGCCATCGGAACATTCTGAAACTCAATGCATTTTTGACTGGTGGAGCATCAAGTTTTCTGGTCTATGAGTATGTGGTGAATGGTAACCTGTATGATGCTATTCGCCGTGAGTTCAAAGCTGGACAACCTGAGCTTGATTGGGACAAGCGGTGCCGGATTGCTGTAGGGGTTGCGAAGGGCATCATGTACCTTCACCATGATTGCTCCCCGGCCATAATTCATCGGGACATAAAGTCGACCAACATACTTCTGGATGAGGAGTATGAAGCTAAGCTTGCAGATTTCGGTATTGCTAAATTGGTGGAAGGTTCACCACTTAGCTGCTTTGCTGGTACCCATGGCTATATGGCTCCTGGTAAGTTTTTTGAAGGCTAGTCTCCATTTTTTCATAGCTGTAATTACTGAACATTGCTGTCTACGATTACTGTAGAAAATATTTTGTCGGTGGAACTCAAGTGCTCTAGTGTTTTGTCTTGGTAAATAATCCGGTCAAATGAAATGGTGCACAAATTGGTAGACACTCCAATTGCTGCTGTCACTTAAAGATGGGTGCAAAGTTCTTAGTTGCTTTTCTGAAATTTCTTAATGATTTTGGTGTCAGTTATTAATAATATATCATTTCATAAGTAATGTGTTCCATACTACTCAATAATTATCATTTATTCCTAACAACTATATAACTGTCAGATGCATGTAATTTAAAGATATTAGTCTGAAGATTTCAGCCTCATGTCATCTTAAATCAATATGCAGAACTTGCGTATTCTCTAAAGGCGACAGAGAAGAGTGATGTCTACAGCTTTGGCATCGTACTGCTAGAGTTGCTTACTGGGCGTAGCCCAACTGATCAACAGTTTGACGGTGAAATGGACATTGTCTCCTGGGTTTCGTCTCATTTGACTGAGCAAAACCCAGCAGCTGTTGTTGATCCAAAAGTAAGCAACGGCGCATCAGATTACATGATAAAGGCCTTGAATATTGCTATTCTTTGTACTGCTCAGCTTCCATCTGAACGGCCGACAATGAGAGAAGTCGTGAACATGCTCATCGACAATGATCCTAGCTGCACGACTGGGAGGGCAAAGAACAAGAATGATAAGTAAATACAACCGGCTTTTTCTTAGTAAGATATACTAGTAATAATCAGAACATCAGGGCCTCTAAGCACCCTGTAGCAGCTCATGGGGGAAGCTTATTAGGTCCTCAGACTGCCTGGCTAGTGAATACTAGGCAACTAGCAGGCTTATAAAATAATTTGGAGGTATAGCCTCTGCAAAGCTTGTCCATATGCAGAAGTTTAGATAATGTTTTGTACAAACTAGTACTGTAATCTGAAAGTTTCTGTAAATATGTCATGTGTGTCAGTATGATTAGTGCATTACTTGCAAAAGTTTGTGAATGAGGACAAGGTATCCATACGCTCAATTTTATCAGAAAGGAACAGGCAAACGACGTTTACTGATTATTGCAGTACTTAATGAAATTACAAATTCCAGCCTTCTTTGTGCTTCGTTTTACCCAACCGTTTCTATTTATTCTGAGTATGAACTAGGGGTTATTACAGCCGAATGTACCGATATGTCAACATCAGAGGAAAACAGAGCACACACGATCAGCTCAGAGCATGACAACATTCTTCTTCGACTTGGAGAAGATTTTAGCTATTGTACATTACTACAATGACATCTAGCTGACAGTTTTGAAAGGGTTGGAAGAGACCTTCAAGCTATCCACAATGTCAGTCACAGAGCCTATACCCACTGCCACTGAAATCATCAAACAAACCATGCTCAAACCCTGCAGAAGATACCACTTCCTCCCCTTGGTGATCTTGCCCTGGGCAATGTGCATGCTTATGGGGAAGTAAACTGTCAGCGGCCAGAAGCTGAACGCGCCGAGGAGCCCCAGCACAGCATTGAAGAATGGTATCATCATTGCCACCACAGTTGTGGCGACAACTATAAGGGTCCTTAAGACGAGCTTGTATGGCGCAACGGTCACTGATCCTCGCTGCATCAGGGGGATGCTGACGGTATATGCGCTGTTGATGAACTTGGCTTCCGGCCACCGGGAGGCAGCCCACCGCTCGACTGAAGCAAAGATAGGCTGTGCATAAACCTGCACGAGTAAAAGAGCTTTAGCTTAAGCTGCAGAGTTCACTTAGTTCAGTTCTTACTTTTATGGTACCTAGTCAGTTCTGAATCTGATCACTGAAATTCTTCTATTCAGGTGTGCAGCAAGTTAGCAAGTCACGATCTGAGATGTGCTGACCTGGTATGCTCCAATGAGGTGGAGGATGAGGCACATGTTGGCAATGTCAACGAGCCAGTAGGGACCCAACCCAGCCGCCGTCAAGATATTGCCGGGAGCATTTGAACCAAATGCAGCATACCCAGCACAGCCGACGGAGATGTAGAAAATGGTGGTGGCTCCAATCCCATACATTGATGCCTTCTTCATGGTCTTGTTCTCCGCCGGTGGTGACTTCAGTGTATCCTAGAATCAGAAGTTCAGAAGAGATCAGAAAGGCACTatactgttttttctttttggtgaaAATACGAAAGGCACTATACTGTTACTGACAAGAACATTGTTACTAGGTCTAATGCTCTGAACCTATTTTCCTTTCGAAGTCAATGCAAATTCATTCAGAGCTAAGAGTGGCTGCACGCTTCTTGCACAGTTGCAGTACATATTTTGAATCATAAATACGGCATACCGCATACCTGTATCTCGATTAGCACTTCCGCAAAAGTGTAAGCAAAGGCAATGTTCCCCAGGGCCAGAAGCACGTTCCAAAGCTTCTTGGtcgaggacgccgcggcggcaccTGCGATCCTGCCTCCGAGACCGCCGCCGTGCGACACCCACTGCCCCACCGAGAGGCCGAGGCCGATGAAGGAGTAGGCGAACGACATGATCGCCGCGACGACGGACAGCCAGGTGATGTGCTCCAGGCCGGGGAACTGGGAGAGCACGACCTGGACCACGCTGAACGCCAGCATCAGCACGGTCCCCGACGCGTCGCAGtgcgcgccggcgccgttcCGGCGGAAGCAGTCCGACTGCCTAATCGCCCTGTGCAAAGCATAAACAGGCCAACAGAAAAGGGAAATTAGCACATCCCGATTACTCTTTTCCTTTGAAGCTTGTGTAGATCGTTCAGAGGAAACTAAGATTTGGTTACTCACGCCATGCTTATGGTCGCGGTGATGGTGTACCCGACCATGGTGCCCCACAGGTTGACGTACTGGGCGATCCCGCACATGAACACCTCTCTGGGACCTGCGATAAATTCCCGGGCATTGCGTTCAGTAAAACGAGGGAACAAATAAATAGAGGTGGACTTGTTGTGTGCGTGCAGAGAAGTGGAAAGTCAGTAAGATGGTCGTACTGAGGTATGATCTGACGGCGTCCATGTAGGTGCGGTTCCTGTCGCCGGTGACGGGGTGCGGCGCGCGGTAGGCGTTGGCGAGCAGCGTGGAGGTGTAGTAGGTGACGCACGCGAAGCCGGCGAGCGCGAGGGGCCCCGCGACCCAGCCCAGCTGCGCCACGCTCCAGGCCAGCGCCAGCACGCCGGAGCCGATCACCGCCGTCACAAtgtgcgccgtcgccgtccataCCGTCCCTGGAGCCAACAAGAAACTCAAGTTCAACAACCCGCCGCCAGAACCGCAGAGGCCTTTGACCGATCCCGGTCGGTGTAAAAATCTGCCGAAACatggggaggaaggggaagacGACGCGCACGCACCTGTCCGCTCGTGCCCCTGCTCGTAGTCGCCCCTCTCGACGTCGTCTGCTGCCGCCGCGCTCTTGTCCATCGTCCTCCCTGCCGTCGC encodes the following:
- the LOC117856553 gene encoding uncharacterized protein, with the protein product MYFWLVLVLCNFGISKSLPLDRDTLLDIKGYLKDPQNYLHNWDKFHSPCQFYGVTCDHNSGDVIGISLSNISLSGTISSSFSLLQQLRTLEVGANSISGIVPAALANCTNLQVLNLSMNSLTGQLPDLSALLNLQVLDVSTNSFNGAFPVWVSKLSGLTELGLGENSFDEGNVPESIGDLKNLTWLFLGQCNLRGEIPASVFDLASLGTLDFSRNQITGVFPKAISKMRNLWKIELYQNNLTGEIPQELATLTLLSEFDVSRNQLTGMLPKEIGDLKKLRIFHIYHNNFFGELPEGLGNLQFLESFSTYENQFSGKFPANLGRFSPLNTIDISENYFSGEFPRFLCQNNKLQFLLALTNNFSGEFPGSYSSCKTLQRFRISQNQFSGSIPPGLWGLPNAVIIDVADNGFIGDISSDIGLSVTLNQLYVQNNNFIGELPVELGRLSQLQKLVASNNRFSGQIPKQIGNLKQLTYLHLEHNVLEGPIPPDIGMCSSMVDLNLAENSLTGGIPNTLVSLVTLNSLNISHNMISGNIPEGLQSLKLSDIDFSHNELSGPVPPQFLMIAGDDAFSENVGLCVADTSEEWRQSVTNLRPCQWSDNRHNFLTRRLFLVLVTVTSLVVLLSGLACLSYENYKLEEFNRKGDIESGGSTDLKWVLETFHPPELNPEEICSLDGENLIGCGGTGKVYRLELNKGRGTVAVKELWKGDDAKVLKSEINTLGKIRHRNILKLNAFLTGGASSFLVYEYVVNGNLYDAIRREFKAGQPELDWDKRCRIAVGVAKGIMYLHHDCSPAIIHRDIKSTNILLDEEYEAKLADFGIAKLVEGSPLSCFAGTHGYMAPELAYSLKATEKSDVYSFGIVLLELLTGRSPTDQQFDGEMDIVSWVSSHLTEQNPAAVVDPKVSNGASDYMIKALNIAILCTAQLPSERPTMREVVNMLIDNDPSCTTGRAKNKNDK
- the LOC117856751 gene encoding amino acid permease 8, which translates into the protein MDKSAAAADDVERGDYEQGHERTGTVWTATAHIVTAVIGSGVLALAWSVAQLGWVAGPLALAGFACVTYYTSTLLANAYRAPHPVTGDRNRTYMDAVRSYLSPREVFMCGIAQYVNLWGTMVGYTITATISMAAIRQSDCFRRNGAGAHCDASGTVLMLAFSVVQVVLSQFPGLEHITWLSVVAAIMSFAYSFIGLGLSVGQWVSHGGGLGGRIAGAAAASSTKKLWNVLLALGNIAFAYTFAEVLIEIQDTLKSPPAENKTMKKASMYGIGATTIFYISVGCAGYAAFGSNAPGNILTAAGLGPYWLVDIANMCLILHLIGAYQVYAQPIFASVERWAASRWPEAKFINSAYTVSIPLMQRGSVTVAPYKLVLRTLIVVATTVVAMMIPFFNAVLGLLGAFSFWPLTVYFPISMHIAQGKITKGRKWYLLQGLSMVCLMISVAVGIGSVTDIVDSLKVSSNPFKTVS